AGGTTCGTGAGGTTGAGAATCGCCGCGGGGAGAGTCCCGGAGAGCGAGTTGTCGTGCAAGTAAAGAGCGCGAAGGAGAGCGCATTGGGAGAGAGAGGCAGGTATGGAGCCGTTGAAGTTGTTGGTGTGGAGGCTGAGCTTGCGGAGGTCGCGGAGGGTGGAGAGGTGGTGAGTGAGGCGGCCGCCGAGGTGGAGACGAGGCAAGCGGAGCTCGTAAACGTGGTTGTTGTAACAGACGACGCCACGCCAGTCGCAGGGGGCCGATGGCGTGGACGCATCCCAGCCGTCGAGAGCGCCAAGCGGGTCGTGGAGGTTAAGCTTAAAGGACGTTAACGCCTGGATCTCCTCGGATTGTAGCGCGGACGTtaaggtggtggtggatgaGAAGCAAATAGCCATTGTTGTTATGatgaagcagaagaagaagaaagtagCCGTTGCCATTAGAGAGACAGAGAAGAGGGAGAAAGAAAACTGGGGAGAAGTGAAAATGGCTGTAGGGAATTGCAATATATTTTACTTATTGATTAATTTAGAAGCAGTGTGGGTTGAGTGGCGTTTTTGTCTGTGGTGGGGtttttgtggtggtggtgggagtTTTGGGGAGCGTATGAAGAAGGGGGGGAAGGGAAAGAGGTTTTGAGAGAAACGACGCCATATCATACTGCTCCTCTGCGCCCAACGTCAGGTGTTGCTTTTGCCTTTTGGTTCTTTCCCTCTTTTCCCCAAAAaactctttttatttgttttttttttttttttttcagggaCGAAagtctttttatttgtttatgatATAACGAacgaaaagaaagagagtttttaattttctgtcAGGTCTCTGCTGCGGCTTCTTAACTTGTGATGGGGTCCGGAATCACGAACTTGTCCGAGTTTTTGTCAATGTGGGGAGAGTTTGATAATGTCACCCTCAACCCCCCAAAAGACATGTTGACTGGTTTCCTGGGAAATTGATTTTTCTCACTTTAgcttatttatttccttgtcTTGGACTATATGCCAATGGAATGGCCTCATCGCTTCACTATATTATAAAACAATGTGGGGTAAGGAAGGATAATTATTCTGTTAtcagtttttctttattatttattattcttcATAAAGTGATTCAGCTTGATCAAATTCCCCTTTAATAAATAAGATGGATCTTCTTCCTTATTCATTGGTTAAgatgattgaatttttttatataaaaaatctccTTGGCTTTGCCTAACTATAAAATATAATCTCAATACCCAATTATTGGCCCTTTgaatcatgactttcagaaAAGCTGCAAAATTGTAAAGTGAATCATTTTTGgatgcttctttctttctttatctcCTCAtataagtaaaaacaaaaaagaataaattactcaaatggtcctcaaacttgtatgcgttttatattttgatctttaaattaaaatattagtcTAAATGATAcataaattctattttaatcgcctatttgatccaaccgttacattctgtcaatattgctgttaaatatgagggcaaattgatCATTTTGtacgttaaaataaaaaaataataataaataaaataaaaactcagtaattggaataggggagaagaaatcgaagggagggggtttgggtctcatgattttttcctttctttttcttcaattattttctaattttgtatttattttaaccctattttatttgttaattatgaaaagtcgtatttacccctaaaatttggttacatttaacagaaaatgtaacggttggatcaaatgggcgattaaaatagagtttatgtaccatttggactaataatttaatttaggaaccaaaatataaatcgcGTACAAATTTGAGGactatttgagtaatttatccaaacaaaaaaacaagtaaCACGCTTTAACTAAATCTTATTGATAATGttaaaagtttatttttttttatcctaATTCAACATTTAAGAGATAAGATCTTACATATAAGGCCCTAACTATAAAATGACTTGCCCATGTAAAGACGTAATCGTTTGATTATCTGGACTGGAGGTGGGCATGTAGTAAGtggcaaaaataaaaataaaaataaaaattccgtTGCCGGGACTTGAACCCGGGTCTTTCGGGTGAGAGCCGAATATCCTGACCAACTAGACTACAACGGATTTGTGATATTATTTGGCAGATGGAAACATATAACTGATCCTGACCTTGCTGAGAATAGGGTTTACCGCGTTATCGTACACCGGATGGTTACAATATCATCTGACGTTTAAAACTGCAAACAGTGAACAAAAAACGATAAAAAGGAAAACGGAAATAAAAAGTTGGGATTTCAAACCCAGAAAAGAAGCTGAAGAGGGTTTAAGCGCAGTGAACGCTCTCTGCAATGGAGAACTTGAAACACTTTGGCATTGGCTTCTCCACTCCAAGTCTTGTCCCTTTTCGACACCAAAGAAGACCTCAAAAGCTCAATCCCACCTGCTTCGCCAGCAAATGGGCGGAGCGCCTCCTCGCCGACTTTCAATTCCTAGGCGACTCCTCCTCAGACCACCAAAACCACCATTCCCTATCGTCAGCCACCGCCACTCTCGCTCCTCCTCATCTGCCTCCCCATATCGCTTCCCCCGAGCGCCACGTGTCCATCCCCATCGACTTCTACCAGGTTCTGGGCGCCCAGCAACATTTCCTCGGGGACGGTATAAGGAGAGCTTACGAGGCTAGGGCTTCCAAGCCACCGCAGTACGGCTTCACTCAAGAAGCATTGTTCAGCCGGAGGCAGATCCTTCTGGCCGCTTGCGAAACCCTAGCCGACCCTAGGTCCAGGAGAGAGTACAATCAGGGTCTTGCTGAAGACGAAGACGGAACCATCCTCACCCAAGTTCCTTGGGACAAGGTTTAATTGTGTTGTTAGCACTCTTACTTTCAGTCCATAATTCACTTCTGCTTTGTTCTCTTTGGTTGCTGTGAGAATTTAGtgaaaaagtgaaagaaaTTGTTGAGAAATTAAGGGCctgtttgataaccatttcaattttagttttagttttcattttttgtgctagagtatgagaggaaaatgagagtgagaattgaagtgaggatgagattgagagagagggagggcaaacaaaattgaaaacaaaatcttgaatttgaaaacaatttcaaatagatatcagtttttagttttagttttcacttttttttgcGCCTCCCTCCCAGCCTCTCCTctcatcttccctctcaatcccatcttcactctcattctcacttccattctccctctttttcctctgtactctagcacaaaaaatgaaaactaaaaactaaaattgaaatggttatcaggCCCTAAGAGAATGTGGTTTTaaagtttgatttttaaaatttgtttcatcCGCATTACTGCTTTTTCTAAgtaaacaaatagaaaaatgtGGTATTCACTCATGTTGAGCTATTTGTAGGTTCCCGGAGCTCTGTGCGTATTGCAAGAAGCTGGAAAGACCGAGCTTGTTCTTCAAATTGGGGAGAGTTTGCTAAGAGAGAGGCTGCCCAAGTCATTCAAGCAAGATGTCGTTTTGGTGATGGCACTTGCTTACGTTGACATGTCCAGGGATGCAATGGAATTATCCCCACCTGATTTTATTCGAGGTTGTGAAGTGCTGGAGAGGGCTTTGAAGCTCTTGCAGGTAATTTCTTCATGAGCAAGTTCTCTAAGTTCTTAATTTTGGGTACCTATTACTAAGTGGCTTTTTATGCACGAGGAGGTTAAGATGCATAAGATGATAATTGTTTCAGTTGCATTACATCCTTTCATGCTTCATTAAGACTGATCTTCTACATGTAGGAGGAAGGTGCCAGTAGCCTTGCACCTGATCTTCAAGCACAAATTGACGAGACACTGGAAGAGATCACCCCACGCTGCATTTTGGAACTTCTAGCCTTACCCCTTGGTGATGAGTACCGATCAAGAAGGGAAGAGGGCCTCCACGGTGTGCGCAACATATTGTGGTCtgttggaggaggaggagcagtTGCAATTGCTGGGGGATTCACTCGTGAAAATTTCATGAACGAGACCTTCTTGCATATGACTGCAGCTGAGCAGGTAGATCCCTTATTACTGTCAATTCCTTTATGCTCAATCATCtaatctcttttctttttctaactttttttctgtgttttttctctcttaaaaGGTTGATTTATTTGTAGCTACCCCCAGTAATATCCCAGCAGAAAGCTTTGAAGTTTATGGGGTGGCTCTTGCGCTTGTTGCTCAAGCCTTTGTTGGTAAAAAACCTCATCACATTCAAGATGCTGAAAACCTATTCCAGAAACTTCAGCAGTCTAAGGTAACAGCTGTAGGACATTCTCTTGACAACTATATAACCAAAGAAAACAGTGAGATAGACTTTGCTTTGGAGAGGGGACTCTGTTCACTTCTTCTAGGGGACCTTGATGACAGTCGTTCATGGTTGGGCCTAGACAGTAATGATTCACCATATAGAAATCCATCTGTTGTAGACTTTGTCTTGGAGAACTCAAAGGATGACGATGACAATGACAATGACAATGATCTTCCTGGACTTTGCAAGCTATTGGAGACGTGGTTGATGGAGGTGGTATTCCCCAGGTTTAGAGACACCAAAGACATAGAGTTCAGACTGGGAGACTACTATGATGATCCTACAGTCTTGAGATACTTAGAAAGGCTGGATGGCACTAATGGTTCACCCTTAGCTGCTGCTGCAGCCATAGTGAGGATTGGAGCTGAGGCTACTGCAGTTCTTGATAATTTCAAGGCCAGTGCACTTCAGGCATTGCAGAAGGTGTTTCCTCTGGGTTACAGGGATGAGAATGTGCAACGTCAAGAAGATCATGAG
The window above is part of the Prunus dulcis chromosome 1, ALMONDv2, whole genome shotgun sequence genome. Proteins encoded here:
- the LOC117612985 gene encoding protein ACCUMULATION AND REPLICATION OF CHLOROPLASTS 6, chloroplastic-like, which translates into the protein MENLKHFGIGFSTPSLVPFRHQRRPQKLNPTCFASKWAERLLADFQFLGDSSSDHQNHHSLSSATATLAPPHLPPHIASPERHVSIPIDFYQVLGAQQHFLGDGIRRAYEARASKPPQYGFTQEALFSRRQILLAACETLADPRSRREYNQGLAEDEDGTILTQVPWDKVPGALCVLQEAGKTELVLQIGESLLRERLPKSFKQDVVLVMALAYVDMSRDAMELSPPDFIRGCEVLERALKLLQEEGASSLAPDLQAQIDETLEEITPRCILELLALPLGDEYRSRREEGLHGVRNILWSVGGGGAVAIAGGFTRENFMNETFLHMTAAEQVDLFVATPSNIPAESFEVYGVALALVAQAFVGKKPHHIQDAENLFQKLQQSKVTAVGHSLDNYITKENSEIDFALERGLCSLLLGDLDDSRSWLGLDSNDSPYRNPSVVDFVLENSKDDDDNDNDNDLPGLCKLLETWLMEVVFPRFRDTKDIEFRLGDYYDDPTVLRYLERLDGTNGSPLAAAAAIVRIGAEATAVLDNFKASALQALQKVFPLGYRDENVQRQEDHEMNYSPLPVETGESLEESDGDDSVHVAEVSGRDDSVGIREEELITDKIKDASVKIMCAGVVIGLMTLAGGLRYLPGRKGSSNLHKELSSVTASDVASAGLPGVEKSAEELPKMDARIAEGLVRKWQNIKSQAFGPNHSVESLSEVLDGEMLKIWTDRATEIAQLNWSYDYTLLNLSIDSVTVSLDGQRAVVEATLEELAQLTDVLHPEHNASNNRTYTTRYEMSCSSLGWKISEGAVLQS